One Brassica napus cultivar Da-Ae chromosome A5, Da-Ae, whole genome shotgun sequence DNA window includes the following coding sequences:
- the LOC106455058 gene encoding protein tesmin/TSO1-like CXC 3, producing the protein MQNSPVFNYINSLSPIKPVRSLSIAQTFGSLSYSSPPSVFASPHVSSHKGSRFKSDHNHVPASVGEEEALHETESPQILQNECTTTTPPRGETDLLKMCDGNVKQKSETPDWDAMISDSSDILIFDPLNDSEASRCFLERPSDSKTRSLGVAKSTLEPVINSNDDLRRGGRRRCLDFEQTSVASSSRCVVPSTGLHFNAIALSSTDNNAGNEYPLSGNTEVGLQGSITPVLNSQDNVRENETREAAGQGVEEGPKSLALVELNESSPKKKRQVSPLHIFLCKSLSIFLNQMLALQFTRRKFGQAGEGESSCKRCNCKRSKCLKLYCECFAAGVYCIGPCSCVDCFNKPIHEDIVMATRKQIESRNPLAFAPKVIRNSDSIMEVGDDATSKTPASARHKRGCNCKKSNCLKKYCECYQSGVGCSINCRCEGCKNAFGRKDVSAGSSFTSMDKENETSSRGRTEKQPSTPMPLRQPLAQLPISSNNMLLTHQHLHGASGSSLHMSQSFRRQDMSLMSHSKIGTITEERAENIENLIESPMTNMINAVSPNSKRVSLPMELSPWRRNGGRKLLLSIPTFPSLTPHH; encoded by the exons aTGCAGAACTCGCCAGTGTTCAACTACATAAACAGTCTGTCTCCAATCAAACCTGTCCGATCATTATCAATCGCTCAAACCTTTGGCTCTCTAAGTTACTCATCTCCTCCTTCTGTCTTCGCTTCCCCTCACGTTTCCTCTCACAAAGGATCTCGTTTCAAAAG TGATCATAACCATGTGCCTGCTTccgttggagaagaagaagctttacATGAAACTGAATCGCCACAAATCCTACAAAATGAGTGCACTACTACTACACCTCCTAGAGGTGAAACGGATCTGCTGAAGATGTGTGACGGCAATGTTAAGCAGAAAAGTGAAACTCCGGATTGGGATGCTATGATTTCGGATTCTTCTGATATTCTGATTTTTGACCCACTGAATGATTCGGAGGCTTCTAGATGCTTCTTGGAGAGACCATCAGACTCCAAAACACGCTCATTGGGTGTTGCAAAGTCTACACTGGAGCCTGTTATTAATAGCAATGAT GATCTTCGCCGTGGAGGGAGAAGACGGTGTCTTGACTTTGAGCAAACTTCGGTCGCATCTTCATCTAGATGTGTAGTACCTAGCACTGGTCTGCATTTTAACGCCATTGCATTGTCCTCTACGGACAACAATGCTGGTAACGAGTACCCACTATCCGGAAATACAGAAGTGGGTTTGCAAGGTTCTATCACTCCGGTTCTTAACTCGCAAGACAACGTGAGAGAAAATGAAACTAGAGAAGCTGCAGGACAAGGTGTAGAAGAAGGTCCAAAGTCTTTAGCTCTAGTAGAACTGAATGAGAGCAGCCCCAAGAAGAAAAGGCAAGTTTCTcctttacatatatttttgtgtaAGTCTTTATCAATATTTCTTAACCAGATGTTGGCATTACAATTCACCAGGCGCAAGTTTGGACAAGCCGGAGAAGGTGAGTCATCATGTAAACGGTGCAACTGCAAGAGATCCAAATGTTTGAAGCT TTACTGTGAGTGCTTTGCTGCTGGAGTTTATTGCATAGGGCCATGTTCATGTGTAGATTGCTTCAACAAACCTATCCATGAAGACATTGTCATGGCTACTCGCAAACAGATTGAATCCAGAAATCCACTTGCATTTGCTCCTAAAGTCATCAGAAACTCTGATTCCATCATGGAAGTTGGTGATGATGCAACAAGCAAGACTCCAGCTTCTGCACGACACAAACGTGGCTGCAACTGCAAGAAGTCAAACTGTCTGAAGAAATATTGTGAATGCTATCag AGTGGAGTTGGTTGTTCCATAAATTGTAGATGTGAAGGATGTAAGAATGCATTTGGCAGAAAAGATG TCTCTGCAGGGTCTTCATTTACTAGCATGgataaagaaaatgaaacatctagCAGAGGCAGAACAGAGAAACAACCTTCAACACCAATGCCGTTAAG ACAACCATTGGCTCAACTTCCCATCTCATCCAACAACATGCTGCTTACTCATCAACATCTTCATGGAGCTTCTGGATCTTCCTTACACATGAGCCAATCTTTCAGACGACAAGACATGAGTTTGATGTCTCATTCAAAGATTGGGACAATCACAGAGGAGAGGGCAGAGAATATTGAGAATCTAATCGAGTCTCCTATGACAAACATGATCAATGCGGTATCTCCCAACAGTAAAAGGGTTTCTCTGCCCATGGAGTTGAGTCCATGGAGAAGAAATGGTGGAAGGAAGCTGTTACTGTCAATTCCTACTTTTCCTTCTCTCACTCCACACCATTAA
- the LOC106453832 gene encoding uncharacterized protein LOC106453832, with amino-acid sequence MDAQLTVNDPRENSYNGSLQQSADLDLEVSRVCYIDGTWKEEDIFTGHGWFCRKSGSTDVMMGAMNLRRSLSPLHAEFEVLIWAMECMKTLQFSDVVFATDCSQLVKMVSTPDEWPALSTHIEEFNRSKTFFPHFQIRHILRAQNTLADKLARGARSFPSTLLYVNSIPPVWLARSVGVSS; translated from the coding sequence ATGGATGCACAGTTAACCGTGAATGACCCAAGGGAGAATTCCTATAATGGGAGTTTACAACAATCTGCGGATTTAGACCTCGAAGTTTCTAGAGTTTGTTATATTGACGGAACTTGGAAAGAGGAAGACATATTTACGGGACACGGTTGGTTTTGCAGAAAGAGTGGATCGACTGATGTCATGATGGGGGCAATGAATCTTCGTAGAAGTTTGTCACCCTTGCATGCCGAGTTTGAAGTACTAatctgggcaatggaatgcatgaagaCCCTCCAATTTTCTGACGTAGTGTTTGCAACGGACTGTTCTCagctggtgaagatggtgtcgaCACCTGATGAATGGCCTGCCTTGTCTACACATATAGAAGAATTTAATCGCAGTAAGACTTTCTTCCCTCACTTCCAAATCAGACATATCCTTAGAGCACAAAATACCTTGGCGGACAAGCTTGCACGCGGTGCGAGGAGTTTTCCTTCAACTTTGCTTTATGTCAATTCAATCCCACCGGTTTGGCTTGCTAGATCGGTTGGAGTTTCTAGTTAG